TTTAAGGCCGTCGGGCGGGCGCTCGACAGCGCATCCGGAATAGACCCGAGATCAACCGACGTGCCGTCAACAAAGGGGAAGCTGTAAGACATGATTGCCGTAGTCGATTACGGAATGGGTAACTTAAGGAGCGTAAGCAAGGCTTTTGAGAGTCAGGGGTTCCCTGTAATTGTCACAAGGGATTCAAAGGATATAGAGGGTGCAAGCGGGCTCGTTCTTCCGGGTGTTGGGGCCTTCGGGGATTGCGTAAAACACCTTGATGAGTTCGGGCTTACAGGGCCGATAAAAGATTTCATCGATTCGGGGAAACCGTTTTTGGGTATCTGTCTCGGGCTTCAGGTCCTGTTCGAAGGGAGTGAGGAATCGCCCGGCGCCGGGGGCCTCGGAATTCTCAAGGGTAAAGTCGTCAGGTTTCCCGCTTTTAAAAAAGAGCGCCTGAAAGTCCCTCACATGGGATGGAACCAGATAGAGATAAAAAAGAACGCGCCTGTCCTTGACGGTATTCCGGAGGGGAGCTGGTTCTATTTCGTCCACTCCTATTACCCCGAGCCCGGGGATGAAAGCGCAGTCGCGATCAAGTCGAGCTACGGAATAGATTTTACCGCCGCAGTTCAAGTCGGGAATATGTTCGCCTGCCAGTTCCACCCTGAAAAGAGCAGCTCGTACGGGCTCAGGATTCTGAGCAACTTCGCCGCTATCTGCGGTGAAGAGAAAAGGGCGCGCTCGGCTTAATTAACCGGATATTTTGTCTCGCTTATCCCGGGCCCGGGAGTGGCCGCCGGAGCGGCGGAAGCGGTGTTGCCGTAGATCGCCTTATAAGCCCCGTAGCTTCTCAGTATCCTTCTTATATAATTCCTCGTCTCCCTAAACGGGATCTCTTCAATGAATTCGTCCTTTTCAAGACCGTAGAACCTTGTCTTCCAGTCAGCCGCCCTGTGGGGTCCCGCGTTGTAGCTCGCAAGCGCAAGCTCGACGTCCCCGTTGAATTCGTCCATCACCTGTTTTAAGTAAAATATTCCCATCTCGATATTGACTCGCGGGATTGTAAGCATTTCGATTGTGAATCCGTTAATGCCGATCTGTCTGGCCACTGTTCTTGCCGTGGGCGGAATAAGCTGCATAAGCCCGACTGCGTCAGCAGGCGAGACGACGGCCTTTTGGAATCTGCTTTCCTCCCTTATTACAGAGTAGACAAGCAGCTCGTCCACGCCGTATTTTTTAGCGTAAGGGCCGACGATGTCTTTGTATCCTCTGGGGAATGATAGGCTGTTTGCCTGAGGCAGTCCTATATCCTGGGCAACTTTTATCGAGTTATGATAGTCGTCGACTTTAGAGTATAGAAGGCTTACCGCAACATATTCTTCCTGTGTACCGGCTACGTCCTCCATCTTTTCAATCTCGAGTCTCGCGTCCTCGGGTACCCCGAGCTCGATCAACAGTTCGGCCTTTTGTTTTCTCTTGCTTGCCTCGGGATTGAGTACGGTTGTTTCCGGGTTTATATTCGCGAAAACAGGGGAGACGCCCGTTTTCTTCTGGGCCAGGTATGTGTGGTACGTAGGCGGGGTGGTATTCGCCAGTTCCCTGTACTGCGAATGCGCCTCGTCTTTTCTGCCCTGCTTCTCGAGCGTCCTCGCTTTCCAGTACTTGGCGTTTGAAGCGTTGAAGGAGGATGAAGAATTGGTGAAAGCGGAAAATGTCGCAAGCGCCTCTCTGTACATACCCTTCCTGTAGTAAATCCATCCGAGATACCAGGCGCCGTCTTCCGCGTATTTATTCCTGGGGTAGGTTCTTATGAGGATGTCGTAAGTCTTTATCGCCCTCTGATTGTCGTTATTTATCTGATAAAGCCTCGCCGCGTTATACAGGCCCTCGGGGGCGAGGTCGCTCGAAGGAAACGATTCATGTATCCGGGAGTATAGAGAGGAAGCCTCCGAGTCGAGGCCCTGCTTCGATTTAATTTTTGCCCTCCAGAAAAGAGACTCAGGTGAATTTATTCCTCCGAGCATGTTTTCCGCTTCGTTCAATCTCCCCGAGTTCACCATCGCTATTGCCATGTTGGTTCTTGTTCCGGTGCTTTTTGAGGATACCTTTTCGTAGTTGTTTATAGCGGAGGACCATCTCGAATATTTAAACAGAGTGTCTCCTCTCTCTAGGTAATCCGATTCCGTTACGGCAAAGGGGATACCGTAATCGGCGCTCAGCCGCTTTGCCGACGAATGCGCGCTCCCGGCGGACTTGGTCTCGGGGTACTGGACCCATACCTGTTTATAAGTGTTTACGGCGTCCCGGTATTTACCCTGATTTTCAAGCGCCTGCCCCAGGCTCTCCAGGTGCGAGGCCTTCAAATCCCGGCTGCTTTCCTCATTGTACAAAGACCTGAATATTCTTTCCGCGTTTGTGGAATCCCCGGTTTGAATATAAATATTCCCGAGGCGGGAAAGGGTCTTTTTCTTGAGTCCGCTCCCGGAATATTCCGTCAAAACCCTGTTGAAAAGAACTGAGGCGTTTGCCATGTCGCCCAAATTTTCATAGCCTGCGGCCTGGTAATATATTACGTAGTCTCCCACGAGAGGAAGCTCGTTTTCAACACCTTTTAATCTCGATACCCCTTCCTGAAACTGGCCCATCTGGATAAAACAGTAACCCTTTTTGAATCTGTCTTTAGCGTCCTGTTTGGCGGGCAGGTATATCTCGGACTGGCAGTTTATCTGTGCCGAGGCCCCGGGGGAGAAAGTGATTAAAGGGATGAAAACAATCAGGATTAAAATAGGAATGTATGCCAAGCTCGCCTGTCCGCTATATGAGTTCAAAGTCCTGTATTCAAATTCCATCGTTTACCTCCCTGTTTTTTGCGGATCGAGATAGTCCCTTAATCCCTCTCCGAATAGATTAAATGAAAAAGCCGTAATGAAAATAGCCAAACTCGGAAACACTATAAGATGGGGAAAGGTTCTCATACCCTGCCATCCCGTGCTGGCGAGGGTACCCCAGCTTGACTCGGGCGGGGCTATGCCCAGGCCCAGAAAACTGAGGGTTGACTCGGCGAGTATCGCGTAGGGTACGGAGAATGTCAGCGTTATGATAAGGGGGCTCAGTATATTGGGAATTATATGTTTTCCCAGAATCCGCGAAGGAGACGCGCCCAGACTTTTTGCCGATTGCACGTAATCAACTCCCTTTAGCTGAAGCACACTGCCCCTTACTATCCTCGCAACACGCATCCACGCGGTAAGGCCGAGCGCAAGAACGATTCCGAGGACGCCCCTACCTATAACCAGCGTGATAAGAACGATGAGCAGAAGGTCGGGAAGGGAATAGAAAATGTCGACCAGCCTCATCATAAGCTCGTCTGTTTTACCCCCTATGTACCCCGAGACGGCTCCGTATACGGTTCCTATTATGAGCGCTATAAGTGCGGTTCCGAGCGCCACGGATATCGAGACCCTGGCACCGTAAATAACCCTGCTAAGCAAGTCTCTTCCTTCCTGGTCGGTGCCCATCAGGTGAGCGTTGCCGGGCTTTGCGAGGGCGTTTTTAAAATCGGTCTGATCATATTCATAGGGCGCGACATAGGGCGCCGCTACGGCTATGCCTATGATGGCTGCGATTATCAGAGCGGTGATAACAATCTGAGCCTTTATATGCAAGATTCACGCACCTTGGTTGAGGGCATATAGAAAATATTAACAACAAATTATAGATAACTGAAGGGGTTAATTCGGCTAAACGCGCTTTGAGGCCGGGAATATGACGGAATTTTGCGTGTCTTATCTGCCGAAACCGGCTTTCCCCTCTTCGTTTTTATAGTAAGAGGCTTTAATTACCGTTTTGATTCCGCCCCTCACGTTGAAATCCCCGGTCACTTCCGCCCTGAGAGGCTTACATGCTTCCACTACGTCATCGAGTATTTTATTAGTTACATGCTCGTGAAAAGTCCCCACGTCGCGGTAAGAGAACATATAGAGCTTGAGTGACTTGAGTTCTATACAG
The genomic region above belongs to Deltaproteobacteria bacterium and contains:
- the queF gene encoding preQ(1) synthase, which translates into the protein MESSPSQKLETFNNQYPGREYEIDITCPEFTCVCPKTGQPDFATINIKYVPDELCIELKSLKLYMFSYRDVGTFHEHVTNKILDDVVEACKPLRAEVTGDFNVRGGIKTVIKASYYKNEEGKAGFGR
- the hisH gene encoding imidazole glycerol phosphate synthase subunit HisH, translating into MIAVVDYGMGNLRSVSKAFESQGFPVIVTRDSKDIEGASGLVLPGVGAFGDCVKHLDEFGLTGPIKDFIDSGKPFLGICLGLQVLFEGSEESPGAGGLGILKGKVVRFPAFKKERLKVPHMGWNQIEIKKNAPVLDGIPEGSWFYFVHSYYPEPGDESAVAIKSSYGIDFTAAVQVGNMFACQFHPEKSSSYGLRILSNFAAICGEEKRARSA
- a CDS encoding ABC transporter permease, which gives rise to MHIKAQIVITALIIAAIIGIAVAAPYVAPYEYDQTDFKNALAKPGNAHLMGTDQEGRDLLSRVIYGARVSISVALGTALIALIIGTVYGAVSGYIGGKTDELMMRLVDIFYSLPDLLLIVLITLVIGRGVLGIVLALGLTAWMRVARIVRGSVLQLKGVDYVQSAKSLGASPSRILGKHIIPNILSPLIITLTFSVPYAILAESTLSFLGLGIAPPESSWGTLASTGWQGMRTFPHLIVFPSLAIFITAFSFNLFGEGLRDYLDPQKTGR
- a CDS encoding transglycosylase SLT domain-containing protein — translated: MEFEYRTLNSYSGQASLAYIPILILIVFIPLITFSPGASAQINCQSEIYLPAKQDAKDRFKKGYCFIQMGQFQEGVSRLKGVENELPLVGDYVIYYQAAGYENLGDMANASVLFNRVLTEYSGSGLKKKTLSRLGNIYIQTGDSTNAERIFRSLYNEESSRDLKASHLESLGQALENQGKYRDAVNTYKQVWVQYPETKSAGSAHSSAKRLSADYGIPFAVTESDYLERGDTLFKYSRWSSAINNYEKVSSKSTGTRTNMAIAMVNSGRLNEAENMLGGINSPESLFWRAKIKSKQGLDSEASSLYSRIHESFPSSDLAPEGLYNAARLYQINNDNQRAIKTYDILIRTYPRNKYAEDGAWYLGWIYYRKGMYREALATFSAFTNSSSSFNASNAKYWKARTLEKQGRKDEAHSQYRELANTTPPTYHTYLAQKKTGVSPVFANINPETTVLNPEASKRKQKAELLIELGVPEDARLEIEKMEDVAGTQEEYVAVSLLYSKVDDYHNSIKVAQDIGLPQANSLSFPRGYKDIVGPYAKKYGVDELLVYSVIREESRFQKAVVSPADAVGLMQLIPPTARTVARQIGINGFTIEMLTIPRVNIEMGIFYLKQVMDEFNGDVELALASYNAGPHRAADWKTRFYGLEKDEFIEEIPFRETRNYIRRILRSYGAYKAIYGNTASAAPAATPGPGISETKYPVN